One genomic segment of Pongo abelii isolate AG06213 chromosome 13, NHGRI_mPonAbe1-v2.0_pri, whole genome shotgun sequence includes these proteins:
- the CDKN2A gene encoding cyclin-dependent kinase inhibitor 2A isoform X3, which yields MEPSADWLATAAARGRVDEVRALLEAGALPNAPNSYGRRPIQVMMMGSARVAELLLLHGAEPNCADPATLTRPVHDAAREGFLDTLAVLHRAGARLDVRDAWGRLPVDLAEELGHRDVARYLRAAAGGTRGSNHARIDAAEGPSDIPD from the exons ATGGAGCCTTCGGCTGACTGGCTGGCCACGGCCGCGGCCCGGGGTCGGGTAGATGAGGTGCGGGCGCTACTCGAGGCGGGGGCGCTGCCCAACGCACCGAATAGTTACGGTCGGAGGCCGATCCAG GTCATGATGATGGGCAGCGCCCGCGTGGCGGAGCTGCTGCTGCTCCACGGCGCGGAGCCCAACTGCGCCGACCCCGCCACTCTCACCCGACCCGTGCACGACGCTGCCCGGGAGGGCTTCCTGGACACGCTGGCGGTGCTGCACCGGGCCGGGGCGCGGCTGGACGTGCGCGATGCCTGGGGCCGTCTGCCCGTGGACCTGGCTGAGGAGCTGGGCCATCGCGATGTCGCACGGTACCTGCGCGCGGCTGCGGGGGGCACCAGAGGCAGTAACCATGCCCGCATAGATGCCGCGGAAGGTCCCTCAG ACATCCCCGATTGA
- the CDKN2A gene encoding cyclin-dependent kinase inhibitor 2A isoform X1, which produces MEPSADWLATAAARGRVDEVRALLEAGALPNAPNSYGRRPIQVMMMGSARVAELLLLHGAEPNCADPATLTRPVHDAAREGFLDTLAVLHRAGARLDVRDAWGRLPVDLAEELGHRDVARYLRAAAGGTRGSNHARIDAAEGPSVTASIQVPVKKETSAPVTTSIRVPI; this is translated from the exons ATGGAGCCTTCGGCTGACTGGCTGGCCACGGCCGCGGCCCGGGGTCGGGTAGATGAGGTGCGGGCGCTACTCGAGGCGGGGGCGCTGCCCAACGCACCGAATAGTTACGGTCGGAGGCCGATCCAG GTCATGATGATGGGCAGCGCCCGCGTGGCGGAGCTGCTGCTGCTCCACGGCGCGGAGCCCAACTGCGCCGACCCCGCCACTCTCACCCGACCCGTGCACGACGCTGCCCGGGAGGGCTTCCTGGACACGCTGGCGGTGCTGCACCGGGCCGGGGCGCGGCTGGACGTGCGCGATGCCTGGGGCCGTCTGCCCGTGGACCTGGCTGAGGAGCTGGGCCATCGCGATGTCGCACGGTACCTGCGCGCGGCTGCGGGGGGCACCAGAGGCAGTAACCATGCCCGCATAGATGCCGCGGAAGGTCCCTCAG TTACAGCTAGCATCCAGGTCCCGGTGAAGAAGGAGACTTCGGCTCCAGTTACAACTAGCATCCGGGTCCCGATTTAG
- the CDKN2A gene encoding cyclin-dependent kinase inhibitor 2A isoform X5, with protein MMMGSARVAELLLLHGAEPNCADPATLTRPVHDAAREGFLDTLAVLHRAGARLDVRDAWGRLPVDLAEELGHRDVARYLRAAAGGTRGSNHARIDAAEGPSDIPD; from the exons ATGATGATGGGCAGCGCCCGCGTGGCGGAGCTGCTGCTGCTCCACGGCGCGGAGCCCAACTGCGCCGACCCCGCCACTCTCACCCGACCCGTGCACGACGCTGCCCGGGAGGGCTTCCTGGACACGCTGGCGGTGCTGCACCGGGCCGGGGCGCGGCTGGACGTGCGCGATGCCTGGGGCCGTCTGCCCGTGGACCTGGCTGAGGAGCTGGGCCATCGCGATGTCGCACGGTACCTGCGCGCGGCTGCGGGGGGCACCAGAGGCAGTAACCATGCCCGCATAGATGCCGCGGAAGGTCCCTCAG ACATCCCCGATTGA
- the CDKN2A gene encoding cyclin-dependent kinase inhibitor 2A isoform X4 — MMMGSARVAELLLLHGAEPNCADPATLTRPVHDAAREGFLDTLAVLHRAGARLDVRDAWGRLPVDLAEELGHRDVARYLRAAAGGTRGSNHARIDAAEGPSVTASIQVPVKKETSAPVTTSIRVPI, encoded by the exons ATGATGATGGGCAGCGCCCGCGTGGCGGAGCTGCTGCTGCTCCACGGCGCGGAGCCCAACTGCGCCGACCCCGCCACTCTCACCCGACCCGTGCACGACGCTGCCCGGGAGGGCTTCCTGGACACGCTGGCGGTGCTGCACCGGGCCGGGGCGCGGCTGGACGTGCGCGATGCCTGGGGCCGTCTGCCCGTGGACCTGGCTGAGGAGCTGGGCCATCGCGATGTCGCACGGTACCTGCGCGCGGCTGCGGGGGGCACCAGAGGCAGTAACCATGCCCGCATAGATGCCGCGGAAGGTCCCTCAG TTACAGCTAGCATCCAGGTCCCGGTGAAGAAGGAGACTTCGGCTCCAGTTACAACTAGCATCCGGGTCCCGATTTAG